The nucleotide sequence GTTCGGACAATCCAGCCACGACCGAGCCTTCGGGCTGGAATAACAAAACCTTGCCCACAGTAACGTCAGCATGCCCCATCAGGAAGACCTCGCGCCGGCACAACTCACGGAACGTTTATGCTACATTCTCCGTCCCTGTGTTTCAATCAGGTAATCCCTGGCCAACAATGTGATCGCAAGGAGGCAGCACAAACCACGTCTTAATAAGACACTCGCTTGGTTTTCGGACGTCGGTTCTCACGCGAACCGGCACATCATTTGGGGGCCGATGGTTGGGCGGCGGAAGCACCGCTATCCGAGGCATACTCCGGAACCTGCGTGTAGGCCGTCTTGACGATGGGGGCGAGCCATCGCGACACAAAGGATTCCCTGGCCCAGGTCGTGTGCAACCCGTAATGCCCGGCCTCGGCCATCTGCGGGGTGAATTCCTGCTGGTGGAGTAACCGGTCGTAGAGCTCGTGCCCGGCTTTGTCCATTCCCCAGGGTTTGACGAACCCGACCGCGCCGGCGGCCCGAGAGTGCCGCCCGTCGACGGTGCCAAAAATGGCTGTTCCCGCCTGAAGAAAACCGACGTCGTACTTGGAGTAGTAGTGCCATATCCCCGACCTCGTGCGGCTGAGAGCCCTGCGAAGATCGTGGTCCGGAGCCAACGCGGGGGCCAGCAGGATGGCGTGATCGATCTTGTGCTCTGCCGGTAAGGCCTCGAGGGTCAGCACTGCCACCCCACCACCGCCGGAATGACCGATCAGGCAAACCGGCCGACCCGGATAGGTGTCCTGATAGGTAATGATCTTGCCGGCGATGCGGCTTGCCTGTTTGCGATTGTGCTCGGACCAGCGAAGATTAAGAATCCAGGTGAAAGTGCCGCCGACCGTCCAGTCGTAGATCTCAATGGCCCCGGGCACCCCACCCTTGTTGAGGCCGAACGCGATACTCTCGTTCAGATTACTCCTTCCCTCGATACCCGGAAGAATAATGGTGTAACCTTTGGTCCACCGGGCCGGTTGCCGCAATTCCGAGGTCGAGCGAAGC is from Phycisphaerae bacterium and encodes:
- a CDS encoding alpha/beta hydrolase, with the translated sequence MSEAGQCDSSAEHRLVGWAVYHRPAVVLSLLCALMATGCTIPLRSTSELRQPARWTKGYTIILPGIEGRSNLNESIAFGLNKGGVPGAIEIYDWTVGGTFTWILNLRWSEHNRKQASRIAGKIITYQDTYPGRPVCLIGHSGGGGVAVLTLEALPAEHKIDHAILLAPALAPDHDLRRALSRTRSGIWHYYSKYDVGFLQAGTAIFGTVDGRHSRAAGAVGFVKPWGMDKAGHELYDRLLHQQEFTPQMAEAGHYGLHTTWARESFVSRWLAPIVKTAYTQVPEYASDSGASAAQPSAPK